In one window of Cydia fagiglandana chromosome 10, ilCydFagi1.1, whole genome shotgun sequence DNA:
- the LOC134668343 gene encoding sialomucin core protein 24-like, with translation DAPGAPAAPAHDAVPAAAVPSTPPPATVPAGPPTATNDSKHATVTPTPVVPTNATNNTDDNKNETTAKPDTPVTPPTVPTTQKAPTTTEKAAVTTEKPHALQARGFDGASFVGGIILTLGLLAIGFMGFKYYKAQTERNYHTL, from the exons GACGCCCCgggcgcccccgccgccccggCACACGACGCCGTCCCGGCAGCCGCTGTACCGAGCACGCCCCCGCCCGCTACCGTCCCGGCCGGCCCCCCCACCGCGACGAACGACTCCAAGCACGCCACGGTGACACCGACGCCCGTCGTCCCGACGAACGCCACCAACAATACTGACGATAACAAGAACGAGACCACCGCCAAGCCCGATACGCCGGTGACGCCGCCGACGGTCCCGACGACGCAGAAGGCCCCGACCACGACGGAGAAGGCCGCCGTCACCACGGAGAAGCCCCACGCTTTGCAGGCTAGAGG TTTCGACGGCGCGAGCTTCGTCGGCGGCATCATCCTCACGCTCGGGCTCCTCGCCATCGGCTTCATGGGCTTCAAGTACTACAAGGCCCAAACCGAAAGAAACTATCATACTCTCTAA
- the LOC134668344 gene encoding integumentary mucin A.1-like has protein sequence MTSFVAVGGPAGTVAGGGVLGTAAAGTASCAGAAGAPGASCAAPGAPAPAPAAPAHDAPGAPAAPAHDAVPAAAVPSTPPPATVPAGPPTATNDSKHATVTPTPVVPTNATNNTDDNKNETTAKPDTPVTPPTVPTTQKAPTTTEKAAVTTEKPHALQARGFDGASFVGGIILTLGLLAIGFMGFKYYKAQTERNYHTL, from the exons atgact TCGTTCGTCGCGGTGGGGGGGCCGGCCGGGACGGTAGCGGGCGGGGGCGTGCTCGGTACAGCGGCTGCCGGGACGGCGTCGTGTGccggggcggcgggggcgcccGGGGCGTCATGCGCCGCCCCgggcgcccccgcccccgcccccgccgcgCCGGCGCATGACGCCCCgggcgcccccgccgccccggCACACGACGCCGTCCCGGCAGCCGCTGTACCGAGCACGCCCCCGCCCGCTACCGTCCCGGCCGGCCCCCCCACCGCGACGAACGACTCCAAGCACGCCACGGTGACACCGACGCCCGTCGTCCCGACGAACGCCACCAACAATACTGACGATAACAAGAACGAGACCACCGCCAAGCCCGATACGCCGGTGACGCCGCCGACGGTCCCGACGACGCAGAAGGCCCCGACCACGACGGAGAAGGCCGCCGTCACCACGGAGAAGCCCCACGCTTTGCAGGCTAGAGG TTTCGACGGCGCGAGCTTCGTCGGCGGCATCATCCTCACGCTCGGGCTCCTCGCCATCGGCTTCATGGGCTTCAAGTACTACAAGGCCCAAACCGAAAGAAACTATCATACTCTCTAA